The Psychrobacter sp. 28M-43 genome segment GCATTGACACCACGTGCCGAGATTGAAGGCGAAATGGGCGACTCGCACATGGGTCTACAAGCGCGCCTAATGAGCCAAGCCCTACGTAAAATCACTGGTAACGCCAAACGCTCTAACTGTATGGTGGTGTTTATTAACCAGATTCGTATGAAAATTGGTGTTATGTTCGGTAGCCCTGAGACTACGACTGGTGGTAACGCGCTGAAATTCTACGCCTCTGTACGTATGGATATTCGCCGTATTGGTGCGGTCAAAAACGGTGATGAAATCATCGGTAACCAGACCCGTGTCAAAGTTATCAAAAATAAAATGGCACCACCTTTCCGCCAAGCTGAGTTCGAAATTACTTACGGTGAAGGTACGAATCACTTAGCCGAAGTCATCGACTTAGGTGTGGAGATTGGGGCCGTTGGCAAAGCAGGATCTTGGTACAGTTATGGCGACGAAAAAATCGGTCAAGGTAAAGCCAACTCTGTGCTTTTCTTAAAAGAGAATCCTGCCATTGCTCAAGAAATCGAAGACAAGATACGTGACGAAAAGCTTGGTACGAAGAAAAATAGCAAAGCCGATGAAACTGAAGAAGCAGAACAGGCTTCTGAACCTGTACAATAATGGTTTAATGATTAACCGTTGTCAGTAACTATGATTTATTATGAAAATTAAAACCTTAGCTGAAATCCTAGCTGAGTCGGGTGCCGACTCAGCTGGTTCTGTTGATAGCAAACCAAAAAAACTATCTAAGAACTCTTATACTAAAGAGCCTAAAAAACTAAGGAAATCCAGTAAACGGACTGTCCGTTCAAGTAAAGATGATTCAGTCACGAATGACGCTACTATTGATACAGCGTTTTTTGAAGACTCCTCCCCTAAGTCAAAGAAAACTTCTAAATCTAAAAAACGTAAAAAGTGTTTTCACCCAGCGGCTAATTTTACCGCTGAGCCTAGTGACACCCCTACATATCAACCCCCTGAAGCGCAAACCATCAAAGAGATGCTGGCAGAAGTCAAACTCGACATTCAGAATGACGAAATTGACAATAGCTTAGCAACAGATAAGGGTCGTAGCACTGAGCCATTTCCGAAAAACTCAGAAAATGAAGCTGAACTTTTTGCTATCAATGGTAGTGAAACAGACAGCCAAAACGATAACATACCAGCCGCGCTCAAAGCTTACTTACGAACCCCTGAACAAAAACAAGCAGAAATCGATGCGATCAAAGCAGAAAGTCGATTGCGTTGGCTCGCATTTTATTATTTATCACGCCGTGAATACGGTAAGGCTGAGCTAAAGCAAAAGCTGATCGACAAAGAGCAAGACCCAGAGAAAGTTGACGCACTGCTAGATGAGTTTGAAGAAAAAGGTTATCAGAGTGATTACCGCACTACCCTAATGCTGATACGTGAGAATATTCGTAAAGGCCGCGGACGTGGTCGGATCAAACAAGAGTTCTATCGCAAGAAGATTGCTATGCCAGGTAACATCGATGAGCTAATCGATATGGCAAATACTGAGTCTGATGAATTTAGTGAGTTTGTAGATGATGATGCAGACAACTTAGTCCATGGTGTAGATTGGCTAAAACTGGCGGTGATAGCTCGTACCAAAAAATACGGTAATGAGATACCAGTTGAGCAAAAGGAAAAAGCTAAGCAGCTACGTTTTTTACAGTATAGAGGGTTTAATACCGATATCTGCTTTGCCGCACTTAACCATACTACAGAGTCGCTAGACGAACGATTTTAAGGGCTTACTATCGCTATCCCTGTCAAACGGTATTTATCGACAGTCATACTCTTGTGATAGACGTAAAAAAGAGCACGTTATATAACGTGCCCTTTGATCAATACTATCAATTATTTTAATCTACATGACTTCTAAGAATTCAGTTAGAAATTTTCGAATTCTAAGCTGACAAACTACTTAAAATTACCAAGACGGCTAGATAGCTGGCTAATGATTTGATCTATCTCTTCATTGGCTTCAGACTCATTATCTAGATTACCATTAGGCGTTAGCTGATTCATAACCTCAGGCAACAGCTCAGCAAGTCCCTGTCTTACCTCAGTTTCATTAGCACCAGTATGAGCGGCCACTTGCTGAATTTCATTTTCGTCAAATAAACGGTTAATTTCGTTTGGATCTAAATTATCATTTGCTTCATTATTACTCATCCAAGAGCGTGCTTGACCTTCATAGCCCATACCAGTGATTTTCGACAATGCACCGCTCAAACCACCGTTACGTTTGATCCAGCTAAGAACCATGGGCATCAATGCTGCAACGAGCATACCTTTACCACCAAACCCACTATTAGTACGCTGACCACCTAACACACTACCTAAAATATCACCTAGTCCGCCAGCACCTGAACTCATACCGCCGCGCTGACTACCGCCCGTGAGACCACCAATGATGTCATCTAAGCCAAAACCATTATCTGCTTGACGGCTATTTTGTTGAGGGCTATAACCACCTGCCTGACTGCCACCGCCCAGCACACTACCTAAAATATCACCTAGTCCGCCAGTCTGCCGTGTTTCAGTACGTTGGTTAACTGGATTGCGCTGAGCGTCGTCTGGATTCATTGCACTACGTGCCACTTGGCTCACTAAATTCCCTAATAAGCTCATTATCTATTCCTCTTTTTATCGTATTGTTTAGTACAAAAATACTGCTAAAATTTATGAAACCTCATATCTGCCTATATGTTCTTTAATAACGGGACAGCAGAATTACGAGTTTTATTTTCTATTTTTAATATAACAGATTTTAATATAACAAACCTCTTTGTCCTTGGAGTTAGCTATTTTGTTATGACGTGTAGGGATTTCTCATCGTAAAAGGAGAAATATAAGACCAATAAATACTCAGCTATCTAATATTACCCTTACTGATATTGGTTAAAATATTTAATTGTCGCCATTGCTCAGAATTTACTTGGTCGCGGAATATAGTAGTCGAAAACGATCTTTGATAAGGTTCAACGATATCGAACTCGATACTCATTGCCCACTTATAACAATTTATATCGACTAACTCTGCTTGCCATAACTCATCGCCGCGACCCGTTCGTATCAGTAACTGCCATTCTTTATCGTCACGCTGACTGAGCGAAGGCTGACCAATATGTAATAGTATCGGTCTCGATATAATCAGATAACTTGCAACTGCTGCCGAGACTATTAAGATTAGTAAATACTGCCACAAAGTCAAAGATGCAAACCATGCCAATATCATCATAACGCCAGTCAAGCCTACATATAGCAGCGCGCGTACATAACTGGCAGGCTTGATAGCTGTATCAATACGTAGCGAAGTTACTGGCGTCATATAAGCGTACCATGGGAAACGTTAGATATTGTACTGACCCATTCTTTAAAAGCTAAACCAAGTCTTTGGTATGGCGCCATGTTTTTATCTTATTGACCAACGCCCAGATGTCATCCTCTTCTGGACGATTTTGATTGGTAAAATAGTCTAGCAAGTCTGGGTCTTCATGAGTGAGCATTTCTGCAAATGTTGCTTGTTCAGTAGCATCTGCTGTCAGATATAGCTCTTTAACGTAAGGATCAATATAAAAATCCAATTCTTTTAATCCGCGGCGAGCTTGATAAATGATACGGCGCTGTTCATTGGTTGGTTCTGGCTGAGTTGTACTTGTCATAGATTTACTCTTATTAATTGAGATAGTTTTATTGGTTTAGATAGTTTTATTGGTTTAGATAGTTTTATTGGTTTAGATAGTTTAAAAATAGACGTTAAGCATAGCGTATAGAATATTTATAGTCTTAAAATCTCACTATGCATTCGGACATGTAGAATGAAATTAACAACGATATGCTGACAGTTGACTCCATAATGCCACTGCTTGCTGCATCATCGCCACATTATGCGTACGAATGATACTTGCGCCTTGTTGTAGCGCAAACAACCCAGCTGCCGTTCCTGCCGAATCACGTTCCGCCGCTTGCGTCGTACTTACGGATTGCACCCCACTTTTGGTCAATACTTCTGCTAAAAATCGCTTACGAGAAATGCCAAACATCATCGGCAACCCTAATGTCTGCAAGCTACTCAGCTGGCTTAATAATGCGCAGTGATGCTCATAGTTCTTAGCAAAACCAAAACCTGGGTCGATAATGATATTGCTTTGTTTGACGCCGATGCTAACTACTTCGTTAATACGGTCGAGCAGCTCTGTACGCACTTCATCGATCACATCATCATAGTGTGCCAGATTATTCATTGTCGTTGGCTCACCGCGCATATGCATTAGCATAACAGGTATATTAAGCTTAGCCGCCAGCTCTGCCGCACCAGTACGTTTCAGTGCTCGTACATCGTTCCAAATGTCAGCACCTTCATTAAACGCTGCCTGCATGACTTCAGGGCTGCTAGTATCAATCGATAACCAAATGGCATTACCACAGTGCTGACGAATGGCTCGGACCACTGGTACAACTCGCTGTATCTCATCATCAGTTGCCACAGTTTGCGCATTTGGACGAGTAGATTCACCACCGATATCAATAGTAGTAGCGCCTTCATTTATCATCTGC includes the following:
- the recA gene encoding recombinase RecA, whose product is MDDNKAKALKAALGQIEKQFGKNTIMHLGDDSAIMDVDVVSTGSLGLDIALGIGGLPKGRIVEIYGPESSGKTTMTLQAIAECQKQGGTCAFIDAEHALDPVYARKLGVNTDDLLLSQPDNGEQALEITDMLVRSGAIDMIVIDSVAALTPRAEIEGEMGDSHMGLQARLMSQALRKITGNAKRSNCMVVFINQIRMKIGVMFGSPETTTGGNALKFYASVRMDIRRIGAVKNGDEIIGNQTRVKVIKNKMAPPFRQAEFEITYGEGTNHLAEVIDLGVEIGAVGKAGSWYSYGDEKIGQGKANSVLFLKENPAIAQEIEDKIRDEKLGTKKNSKADETEEAEQASEPVQ
- a CDS encoding regulatory protein RecX, which codes for MKIKTLAEILAESGADSAGSVDSKPKKLSKNSYTKEPKKLRKSSKRTVRSSKDDSVTNDATIDTAFFEDSSPKSKKTSKSKKRKKCFHPAANFTAEPSDTPTYQPPEAQTIKEMLAEVKLDIQNDEIDNSLATDKGRSTEPFPKNSENEAELFAINGSETDSQNDNIPAALKAYLRTPEQKQAEIDAIKAESRLRWLAFYYLSRREYGKAELKQKLIDKEQDPEKVDALLDEFEEKGYQSDYRTTLMLIRENIRKGRGRGRIKQEFYRKKIAMPGNIDELIDMANTESDEFSEFVDDDADNLVHGVDWLKLAVIARTKKYGNEIPVEQKEKAKQLRFLQYRGFNTDICFAALNHTTESLDERF
- a CDS encoding protein YgfX, which produces MTPVTSLRIDTAIKPASYVRALLYVGLTGVMMILAWFASLTLWQYLLILIVSAAVASYLIISRPILLHIGQPSLSQRDDKEWQLLIRTGRGDELWQAELVDINCYKWAMSIEFDIVEPYQRSFSTTIFRDQVNSEQWRQLNILTNISKGNIR
- the folP gene encoding dihydropteroate synthase, with the translated sequence MSLFQPLPNYQVFSRDKTLDLSQPHIMGILNVTPDSFSDGGQFNAVDKAVAHCQQMINEGATTIDIGGESTRPNAQTVATDDEIQRVVPVVRAIRQHCGNAIWLSIDTSSPEVMQAAFNEGADIWNDVRALKRTGAAELAAKLNIPVMLMHMRGEPTTMNNLAHYDDVIDEVRTELLDRINEVVSIGVKQSNIIIDPGFGFAKNYEHHCALLSQLSSLQTLGLPMMFGISRKRFLAEVLTKSGVQSVSTTQAAERDSAGTAAGLFALQQGASIIRTHNVAMMQQAVALWSQLSAYRC
- a CDS encoding YidB family protein, with product MSLLGNLVSQVARSAMNPDDAQRNPVNQRTETRQTGGLGDILGSVLGGGSQAGGYSPQQNSRQADNGFGLDDIIGGLTGGSQRGGMSSGAGGLGDILGSVLGGQRTNSGFGGKGMLVAALMPMVLSWIKRNGGLSGALSKITGMGYEGQARSWMSNNEANDNLDPNEINRLFDENEIQQVAAHTGANETEVRQGLAELLPEVMNQLTPNGNLDNESEANEEIDQIISQLSSRLGNFK
- a CDS encoding succinate dehydrogenase assembly factor 2, yielding MTSTTQPEPTNEQRRIIYQARRGLKELDFYIDPYVKELYLTADATEQATFAEMLTHEDPDLLDYFTNQNRPEEDDIWALVNKIKTWRHTKDLV